A single region of the Bos mutus isolate GX-2022 chromosome 17, NWIPB_WYAK_1.1, whole genome shotgun sequence genome encodes:
- the C17H12orf43 gene encoding protein CUSTOS isoform X2, whose amino-acid sequence MSDLESSSSSSSDEEELERCREAALPAWGLEQRPRGPEKPGVDATNAKLPANQPSLRHKVDEHEQDGNELQTTPEFRAHVAKKLGALLDSSITISEIVKEPRKAEVQQGALEDDGFRLFFTSIPGGPEKEAAPQPCRKRLPSSSSDDGDEELRRCREAAVSASDILQESAIHGHVSVEKKKKRKLKKKAKKEDSADVAATATSKAAVGRQEKESAQLNGDQAPPGTKKKKRKKKTKKASEASPSPPTKSAAAVPSN is encoded by the exons ATGAGCGATCtggagagcagcagcagcagcagcagcgatgaAGAGGAGCTGGAACGGTGCCGCGAGGCAGCGTTGCCGGCTTGGGGCTTGGAGCAGCGCCCGAGGGGTCCAGAGAAGCCAGGAGTCG ATGCTACAAATGCTAAGTTGCCAGCCAACCAGCCAAGCCTCAG GCACAAGGTAGATGAGCATGAACAAGACGGCAACGAGCTTCAGACCACCCCCGAATTCCGAGCCCACGTAGCCAAGAAACTGGGAGCCCTGCTGGACAG CTCCATTACCATTTCAGAAATCGTGAAGGAGCCAAGAAAGGCCGAGGTGCAGCAAGGCGCCCTGGAGGATGACG GCTTCCGCCTTTTCTTCACGTCCATCCCTGGAGGCCCCGAGAAGGAAgctgctccccagccctgccGGAAACGGTTGCCTTCCAGCTCCAG CGATGATGGCGACGAGGAGTTACGGCGCTGCCGGGAGGCGGCTGTGTCCGCTTCTGACATTCTCCAGGAGTCCGCCATCCATGGCCATGTCTCcgtggagaaaaagaagaaacggAAGTTGAAAAAGAAAGCCAAGAAGGAGGACAGTGCTGACGTGGCCGCTACCGCCACCAGCAAGGCCGCAGTCGGGAGGCAGGAAAAGGAGTCTGCCCAGCTCAACGGAGACCAGGCGCCCCCTGGGACCAAAAAGAAGAAacggaagaaaaagacaaagaaggccaGTGAGGCCTCCCCGTCCCCGCCAACAAAGAGCGCTGCTGCCGTTCCCTCGAACTGA
- the HNF1A gene encoding hepatocyte nuclear factor 1-alpha isoform X3, translated as MVSKLSQLQTELLAALLESGLSKEALIQALGEPGPYLLAGDGPLDKGESCGSGGSRGELAELPNGLGETRGSEDETDDDGDDFTPPILKELESLSPEEAAHQKAVVETLLQEDPWRVAKMVKSYLQQHNIPQREVVDTTGLNQSHLSQHLNKGTPMKTQKRAALYTWYVRKQREVAQQFTHAGQGGLIEEPAGDELPTKKGRRNRFKWGPASQQILFQAYERQKNPSKEEREALVEECNRAECIQRGVSPSQAQGLGSNLVTEVRVYNWFANRRKEEAFRHKLAMDTYSGPPPGPGPSPVLPAHSSPGLPPPALSPSKVHGVRYGQPATSEGAEVPSSSGGPLVTVSAPLHQVSPTGLEPSHSLLSTEAKLVSATGGPLPPVSTLTALHSLEQTSPGLSQQPQNLIMASLPGVMAIGPGEPASLGPTFTNTGASTLVIALYSHKPEVAQYTHTGLLPQTMLITDTTNLSALASLTPTKQVFTSDAEASSESGLHTPVSQATTIHIPGQDPAGIQQLQPSHRLSASPTVSSSSLVLYQSSDSTNGHSHLLPSNHSVIETFISTQMASSSQ; from the exons ATGGTTTCTAAACTGAGCCAGCTGCAGACGGAGCTCCTGGCGGCCCTGCTCGAGTCAGGCCTGAGCAAAGAGGCGCTAATCCAGGCACTGGGTGAGCCGGGTCCCTACCTGCTGGCTGGAGATGGCCCCCTGGACAAGGGGGAGTCCTGCGGCAGTGGCGGCAGCCGAGGGGAGCTGGCCGAGCTGCCCAATGGGCTGGGGGAGACCAGGGGCTCAGAGGACGAGACGGACGATGATGGGGACGACTTCACGCCGCCCATCCTCAAGGAGCTGGAGAGCCTCAGCCCAGAAGAGGCGGCTCACCAGAAGGCCGTGGTGGAGACCCTGCTGCA GGAGGACCCGTGGCGTGTGGCCAAGATGGTCAAGTCCTACCTGCAGCAACACAACATCCCGCAGCGGGAGGTGGTCGACACCACCGGCCTCAACCAGTCCCACCTGTCCCAGCACCTCAACAAGGGCACGCCCATGAAGACGCAGAAGCGAGCCGCCCTGTACACCTGGTACGTCCGCAAGCAGCGAGAGGTGGCCCAGC AATTCACCCATGCAGGCCAGGGTGGGCTGATTGAAGAGCCTGCGGGAGATGAGCTGCCGACCAAGAAGGGGCGCAGAAACCGATTCAAATGGGGCCCAGCCTCCCAGCAGATCCTGTTCCAGGCCTATGAGAGGCAGAAGAACCCCAGCAAGGAGGAGCGGGAGGCGCTGGTGGAGGAGTGCAACAG GGCGGAGTGCATCCAGAGGGGGGTGTCACCGTCGCAGGCCCAGGGACTGGGCTCCAACCTCGTCACAGAGGTGCGTGTCTACAACTGGTTTGCCAATCGCCGCAAGGAAGAAGCCTTTCGGCACAAGCTGGCCATGGACACGTACAGCGGGCCGCCGCCGGGGCCAGGTCCCAGCCCTGTGCTGCCCGCCCACAGCTCCCCTGGTCTGCCCCCGCCTGCCCTTTCCCCCAGTAAGGTCCACG GCGTGCGCTATGGACAGCCTGCCACCAGTGAGGGGGCAGAAGTGCCCTCAAGCAGCGGCGGTCCCTTGGTGACGGTGTCTGCACCCCTGCATCAAGTGTCTCCCACCGGCCTGGAGCCCAGTCACAGTCTGCTGAGCACAGAGGCCAAGCTG GTCTCGGCCACTGGGGGCCCCCTGCCCCCGGTCAGCACCCTGACAGCACTGCACAGTTTGGAGCAGACATCTCCAGGCCTCAGCCAGCAGCCCCAGAACCTCATCATGGCCTCACTTCCCGGGGTCATGGCCATTGGGCCTGGAGAGCCTGCCTCCCTGGGCCCCACGTTCACCAACACAGGAGCCTCCACACTGGTCATTG CCCTCTACAGTCACAAGCCTGAGGTGGCCCAGTACACCCACACGGGCCTGCTTCCGCAGACCATGCTCATCACCGACACCACCAACTTGAGCGCCCTGGCCAGCCTCACGCCCACCAAGCAG GTCTTCACCTCAGATGCTGAGGCCTCCAGTGAGTCCGGGCTTCACACGCCGGTGTCTCAGGCCACCACCATCCACATCCCCGGCCAGGACCCTGCTGGCATCCAGCAGCTGCAGCCCAGCCATCGGCTCAGCGCCAGCCCCACCG TATCCTCCAGCAGCCTGGTGTTGTACCAGAGCTCCGACTCCACCAATGGCCACAGCCACctgctgccatccaaccacaGTGTCATCGAGACCTTCATCTCCACGCAGATGGCCTCTTCTTCCCAGTAA
- the C17H12orf43 gene encoding protein CUSTOS isoform X1, whose product MSDLESSSSSSSDEEELERCREAALPAWGLEQRPRGPEKPGVDATNAKLPANQPSLRHKVDEHEQDGNELQTTPEFRAHVAKKLGALLDSSITISEIVKEPRKAEVQQGALEDDGFRLFFTSIPGGPEKEAAPQPCRKRLPSSSSSDDGDEELRRCREAAVSASDILQESAIHGHVSVEKKKKRKLKKKAKKEDSADVAATATSKAAVGRQEKESAQLNGDQAPPGTKKKKRKKKTKKASEASPSPPTKSAAAVPSN is encoded by the exons ATGAGCGATCtggagagcagcagcagcagcagcagcgatgaAGAGGAGCTGGAACGGTGCCGCGAGGCAGCGTTGCCGGCTTGGGGCTTGGAGCAGCGCCCGAGGGGTCCAGAGAAGCCAGGAGTCG ATGCTACAAATGCTAAGTTGCCAGCCAACCAGCCAAGCCTCAG GCACAAGGTAGATGAGCATGAACAAGACGGCAACGAGCTTCAGACCACCCCCGAATTCCGAGCCCACGTAGCCAAGAAACTGGGAGCCCTGCTGGACAG CTCCATTACCATTTCAGAAATCGTGAAGGAGCCAAGAAAGGCCGAGGTGCAGCAAGGCGCCCTGGAGGATGACG GCTTCCGCCTTTTCTTCACGTCCATCCCTGGAGGCCCCGAGAAGGAAgctgctccccagccctgccGGAAACGGTTGCCTTCCAGCTCCAG CAGCGATGATGGCGACGAGGAGTTACGGCGCTGCCGGGAGGCGGCTGTGTCCGCTTCTGACATTCTCCAGGAGTCCGCCATCCATGGCCATGTCTCcgtggagaaaaagaagaaacggAAGTTGAAAAAGAAAGCCAAGAAGGAGGACAGTGCTGACGTGGCCGCTACCGCCACCAGCAAGGCCGCAGTCGGGAGGCAGGAAAAGGAGTCTGCCCAGCTCAACGGAGACCAGGCGCCCCCTGGGACCAAAAAGAAGAAacggaagaaaaagacaaagaaggccaGTGAGGCCTCCCCGTCCCCGCCAACAAAGAGCGCTGCTGCCGTTCCCTCGAACTGA
- the HNF1A gene encoding hepatocyte nuclear factor 1-alpha isoform X2 encodes MVSKLSQLQTELLAALLESGLSKEALIQALGEPGPYLLAGDGPLDKGESCGSGGSRGELAELPNGLGETRGSEDETDDDGDDFTPPILKELESLSPEEAAHQKAVVETLLQEDPWRVAKMVKSYLQQHNIPQREVVDTTGLNQSHLSQHLNKGTPMKTQKRAALYTWYVRKQREVAQQFTHAGQGGLIEEPAGDELPTKKGRRNRFKWGPASQQILFQAYERQKNPSKEEREALVEECNRAECIQRGVSPSQAQGLGSNLVTEVRVYNWFANRRKEEAFRHKLAMDTYSGPPPGPGPSPVLPAHSSPGLPPPALSPSKVHGVRYGQPATSEGAEVPSSSGGPLVTVSAPLHQVSPTGLEPSHSLLSTEAKLVSATGGPLPPVSTLTALHSLEQTSPGLSQQPQNLIMASLPGVMAIGPGEPASLGPTFTNTGASTLVIGLASTQAQSVPVINSMGSSLTTLQPVQFSQPLHPSYQQPLMPSVQSHVAQSPFMATMAQLQSPHALYSHKPEVAQYTHTGLLPQTMLITDTTNLSALASLTPTKQVFTSDAEASSESGLHTPVSQATTIHIPGQDPAGIQQLQPSHRLSASPTVSSSSLVLYQSSDSTNGHSHLLPSNHSVIETFISTQMASSSQ; translated from the exons ATGGTTTCTAAACTGAGCCAGCTGCAGACGGAGCTCCTGGCGGCCCTGCTCGAGTCAGGCCTGAGCAAAGAGGCGCTAATCCAGGCACTGGGTGAGCCGGGTCCCTACCTGCTGGCTGGAGATGGCCCCCTGGACAAGGGGGAGTCCTGCGGCAGTGGCGGCAGCCGAGGGGAGCTGGCCGAGCTGCCCAATGGGCTGGGGGAGACCAGGGGCTCAGAGGACGAGACGGACGATGATGGGGACGACTTCACGCCGCCCATCCTCAAGGAGCTGGAGAGCCTCAGCCCAGAAGAGGCGGCTCACCAGAAGGCCGTGGTGGAGACCCTGCTGCA GGAGGACCCGTGGCGTGTGGCCAAGATGGTCAAGTCCTACCTGCAGCAACACAACATCCCGCAGCGGGAGGTGGTCGACACCACCGGCCTCAACCAGTCCCACCTGTCCCAGCACCTCAACAAGGGCACGCCCATGAAGACGCAGAAGCGAGCCGCCCTGTACACCTGGTACGTCCGCAAGCAGCGAGAGGTGGCCCAGC AATTCACCCATGCAGGCCAGGGTGGGCTGATTGAAGAGCCTGCGGGAGATGAGCTGCCGACCAAGAAGGGGCGCAGAAACCGATTCAAATGGGGCCCAGCCTCCCAGCAGATCCTGTTCCAGGCCTATGAGAGGCAGAAGAACCCCAGCAAGGAGGAGCGGGAGGCGCTGGTGGAGGAGTGCAACAG GGCGGAGTGCATCCAGAGGGGGGTGTCACCGTCGCAGGCCCAGGGACTGGGCTCCAACCTCGTCACAGAGGTGCGTGTCTACAACTGGTTTGCCAATCGCCGCAAGGAAGAAGCCTTTCGGCACAAGCTGGCCATGGACACGTACAGCGGGCCGCCGCCGGGGCCAGGTCCCAGCCCTGTGCTGCCCGCCCACAGCTCCCCTGGTCTGCCCCCGCCTGCCCTTTCCCCCAGTAAGGTCCACG GCGTGCGCTATGGACAGCCTGCCACCAGTGAGGGGGCAGAAGTGCCCTCAAGCAGCGGCGGTCCCTTGGTGACGGTGTCTGCACCCCTGCATCAAGTGTCTCCCACCGGCCTGGAGCCCAGTCACAGTCTGCTGAGCACAGAGGCCAAGCTG GTCTCGGCCACTGGGGGCCCCCTGCCCCCGGTCAGCACCCTGACAGCACTGCACAGTTTGGAGCAGACATCTCCAGGCCTCAGCCAGCAGCCCCAGAACCTCATCATGGCCTCACTTCCCGGGGTCATGGCCATTGGGCCTGGAGAGCCTGCCTCCCTGGGCCCCACGTTCACCAACACAGGAGCCTCCACACTGGTCATTG GCCTGGCCTCCACGCAGGCACAGAGTGTGCCGGTCATCAACAGCATGGGCAGCAGCCTGACCACCCTGCAGCCTGTCCAGTTCTCGCAGCCGCTGCACCCTTCCTATCAGCAGCCACTCATGCCCTCTGTGCAAAGCCACGTGGCCCAGAGCCCCTTCATGGCCACCATGGCCCAGCTGCAGAGCCCCCACG CCCTCTACAGTCACAAGCCTGAGGTGGCCCAGTACACCCACACGGGCCTGCTTCCGCAGACCATGCTCATCACCGACACCACCAACTTGAGCGCCCTGGCCAGCCTCACGCCCACCAAGCAG GTCTTCACCTCAGATGCTGAGGCCTCCAGTGAGTCCGGGCTTCACACGCCGGTGTCTCAGGCCACCACCATCCACATCCCCGGCCAGGACCCTGCTGGCATCCAGCAGCTGCAGCCCAGCCATCGGCTCAGCGCCAGCCCCACCG TATCCTCCAGCAGCCTGGTGTTGTACCAGAGCTCCGACTCCACCAATGGCCACAGCCACctgctgccatccaaccacaGTGTCATCGAGACCTTCATCTCCACGCAGATGGCCTCTTCTTCCCAGTAA
- the HNF1A gene encoding hepatocyte nuclear factor 1-alpha isoform X1, translated as MVSKLSQLQTELLAALLESGLSKEALIQALGEPGPYLLAGDGPLDKGESCGSGGSRGELAELPNGLGETRGSEDETDDDGDDFTPPILKELESLSPEEAAHQKAVVETLLQEDPWRVAKMVKSYLQQHNIPQREVVDTTGLNQSHLSQHLNKGTPMKTQKRAALYTWYVRKQREVAQQFTHAGQGGLIEEPAGDELPTKKGRRNRFKWGPASQQILFQAYERQKNPSKEEREALVEECNRAECIQRGVSPSQAQGLGSNLVTEVRVYNWFANRRKEEAFRHKLAMDTYSGPPPGPGPSPVLPAHSSPGLPPPALSPSKVHGVRYGQPATSEGAEVPSSSGGPLVTVSAPLHQVSPTGLEPSHSLLSTEAKLVSATGGPLPPVSTLTALHSLEQTSPGLSQQPQNLIMASLPGVMAIGPGEPASLGPTFTNTGASTLVIGLASTQAQSVPVINSMGSSLTTLQPVQFSQPLHPSYQQPLMPSVQSHVAQSPFMATMAQLQSPHALYSHKPEVAQYTHTGLLPQTMLITDTTNLSALASLTPTKQELLFRQVFTSDAEASSESGLHTPVSQATTIHIPGQDPAGIQQLQPSHRLSASPTVSSSSLVLYQSSDSTNGHSHLLPSNHSVIETFISTQMASSSQ; from the exons ATGGTTTCTAAACTGAGCCAGCTGCAGACGGAGCTCCTGGCGGCCCTGCTCGAGTCAGGCCTGAGCAAAGAGGCGCTAATCCAGGCACTGGGTGAGCCGGGTCCCTACCTGCTGGCTGGAGATGGCCCCCTGGACAAGGGGGAGTCCTGCGGCAGTGGCGGCAGCCGAGGGGAGCTGGCCGAGCTGCCCAATGGGCTGGGGGAGACCAGGGGCTCAGAGGACGAGACGGACGATGATGGGGACGACTTCACGCCGCCCATCCTCAAGGAGCTGGAGAGCCTCAGCCCAGAAGAGGCGGCTCACCAGAAGGCCGTGGTGGAGACCCTGCTGCA GGAGGACCCGTGGCGTGTGGCCAAGATGGTCAAGTCCTACCTGCAGCAACACAACATCCCGCAGCGGGAGGTGGTCGACACCACCGGCCTCAACCAGTCCCACCTGTCCCAGCACCTCAACAAGGGCACGCCCATGAAGACGCAGAAGCGAGCCGCCCTGTACACCTGGTACGTCCGCAAGCAGCGAGAGGTGGCCCAGC AATTCACCCATGCAGGCCAGGGTGGGCTGATTGAAGAGCCTGCGGGAGATGAGCTGCCGACCAAGAAGGGGCGCAGAAACCGATTCAAATGGGGCCCAGCCTCCCAGCAGATCCTGTTCCAGGCCTATGAGAGGCAGAAGAACCCCAGCAAGGAGGAGCGGGAGGCGCTGGTGGAGGAGTGCAACAG GGCGGAGTGCATCCAGAGGGGGGTGTCACCGTCGCAGGCCCAGGGACTGGGCTCCAACCTCGTCACAGAGGTGCGTGTCTACAACTGGTTTGCCAATCGCCGCAAGGAAGAAGCCTTTCGGCACAAGCTGGCCATGGACACGTACAGCGGGCCGCCGCCGGGGCCAGGTCCCAGCCCTGTGCTGCCCGCCCACAGCTCCCCTGGTCTGCCCCCGCCTGCCCTTTCCCCCAGTAAGGTCCACG GCGTGCGCTATGGACAGCCTGCCACCAGTGAGGGGGCAGAAGTGCCCTCAAGCAGCGGCGGTCCCTTGGTGACGGTGTCTGCACCCCTGCATCAAGTGTCTCCCACCGGCCTGGAGCCCAGTCACAGTCTGCTGAGCACAGAGGCCAAGCTG GTCTCGGCCACTGGGGGCCCCCTGCCCCCGGTCAGCACCCTGACAGCACTGCACAGTTTGGAGCAGACATCTCCAGGCCTCAGCCAGCAGCCCCAGAACCTCATCATGGCCTCACTTCCCGGGGTCATGGCCATTGGGCCTGGAGAGCCTGCCTCCCTGGGCCCCACGTTCACCAACACAGGAGCCTCCACACTGGTCATTG GCCTGGCCTCCACGCAGGCACAGAGTGTGCCGGTCATCAACAGCATGGGCAGCAGCCTGACCACCCTGCAGCCTGTCCAGTTCTCGCAGCCGCTGCACCCTTCCTATCAGCAGCCACTCATGCCCTCTGTGCAAAGCCACGTGGCCCAGAGCCCCTTCATGGCCACCATGGCCCAGCTGCAGAGCCCCCACG CCCTCTACAGTCACAAGCCTGAGGTGGCCCAGTACACCCACACGGGCCTGCTTCCGCAGACCATGCTCATCACCGACACCACCAACTTGAGCGCCCTGGCCAGCCTCACGCCCACCAAGCAG GAGCTGCTCTTCCGCCAGGTCTTCACCTCAGATGCTGAGGCCTCCAGTGAGTCCGGGCTTCACACGCCGGTGTCTCAGGCCACCACCATCCACATCCCCGGCCAGGACCCTGCTGGCATCCAGCAGCTGCAGCCCAGCCATCGGCTCAGCGCCAGCCCCACCG TATCCTCCAGCAGCCTGGTGTTGTACCAGAGCTCCGACTCCACCAATGGCCACAGCCACctgctgccatccaaccacaGTGTCATCGAGACCTTCATCTCCACGCAGATGGCCTCTTCTTCCCAGTAA